A genomic region of Pyrus communis chromosome 14, drPyrComm1.1, whole genome shotgun sequence contains the following coding sequences:
- the LOC137715512 gene encoding probable N-acetyltransferase HLS1, which yields MGFQEAIIRSYDGLVDRGRVEDLERRCEVGPSERVFLFTDTMGDPICRIRSSPMHKMLVAELDNQLVGVIQGSIKVVTVHHKKPPPNDQAKVGYILGLRVSPLYRRKGIGSNLVSKLEEWFIDNDADYAYMATEKDNLASVRLFITKFGYVRFRTPAILVNPVRYRPRHVSSNVEIAKLKVEEAEYLYRKCMANTEFFPHDIDKVLGNKLSLGTWVAYPRGELKDFGVHGHLPESWAMLSVWNSGELFNLRLGNAPLSCLMYAKSWKWMARVFPCFKLLPSMPDFFIPFGFYFMYGLHHEGPLSGKLVRALCQFVHNMAATTSENCKVIVTEVGGCDPVRHHIPHWKLLSCYEDLWCIKALKSEDRRTNSVHEFTRTHPTKSLFVDPREV from the exons ATGGGATTTCAGGAGGCTATAATTCGAAGCTATGACGGGCTGGTGGATAGAGGAAGAGTGGAAGATCTCGAACGAAGATGTGAAGTAGGGCCATCCGAACGTGTGTTTCTCTTcaccgatacgatgggtgaccCCATATGTAGGATCAGAAGCAGTCCGATGCACAAGATGCTG GTGGCTGAGTTGGACAACCAGTTGGTTGGGGTCATCCAAGGCTCTATAAAGGTGGTCACAGTTCATCACAAGAAGCCACCACCTAATGATCAGGCCAAAGTTGGCTACATCTTAGGCCTTAGGGTTTCACCGCTGTATAGAAGAAAAGGAATTGGGTCAAACCTTGTGAGCAAATTAGAAGAATGGTTCATAGACAATGATGCTGATTATGCATACATGGCTACGGAGAAAGATAACCTTGCGTCAGTCAGACTTTTCATAACAAAGTTTGGCTACGTCAGGTTCCGGACGCCGGCGATTCTGGTGAACCCGGTTCGTTACAGGCCCCGCCACGTGTCTTCCAACGTTGAGATTGCAAAGTTGAAGGTTGAAGAAGCTGAATATCTCTACAGAAAGTGTATGGCAAATACTGAGTTTTTTCCTCATGATATAGATAAAGTGCTTGGGAATAAGCTGAGTTTGGGGACTTGGGTGGCTTACCCTAGAGGAGAGTTGAAAGATTTTGGGGTACATGGTCATTTACCTGAAAGTTGGGCTATGCTTAGTGTGTGGAATAGTGGGGAGCTTTTTAACCTGAGGCTAGGGAATGCACCCTTATCTTGCTTAATGTATGCAAAAAGTTGGAAATGGATGGCTAGGGTTTTTCCTTGCTTTAAATTACTGCCTTCCATGCCTGATTTTTTTATCCCTTTTGGATTTTACTTCATGTATGGGTTGCACCATGAAGGACCATTGTCAGGGAAATTGGTGAGGGCTCTCTGCCAGTTTGTGCACAACATGGCTGCTACCACTTCAGAGAATTGCAAGGTTATAGTGACAGAAGTTGGGGGCTGCGATCCAGTGAGACATCACATCCCACATTGGAAATTGCTCTCATGTTATGAAGATTTGTGGTGCATAAAGGCCTTGAAAAGTGAAGATAGAAGAACTAATAGTGTCCATGAATTCACAAGAACCCACCCAACAAAATCTCTCTTTGTAGATCCAAGAGAGGTATGA
- the LOC137715393 gene encoding zinc transporter 6, chloroplastic-like, with translation MASCVSDTARSLSCRDGRAAAHLKLISIAAIFVTSVVGISSPVLLSRYFQGKPAYDKATLVIKCFAAGVILSTSLVHVLPDAFHALSDCRVSSHHPWKDYPFSGLVTMIGALIALLVDLTATSHMESHSAVGGHGHGGYELVPVGAREELVGKNSNLKGKNSKLSVDVEVAVGVESNSGGGSEEMLIRMKQRLVSQVLEIGIIFHSVIIGVTMGMSQNQCTIRPLVAALSFHQIFEGMGLGGCIAQAGFKFGTTAYMCLMFAVTTPMGIVLGMILFSATGYDDSNPNALILEGLLGSFSSGILIYMALVDLIALDFFHNKMMSSNSWLRKTSFIALVLGSTSMSILALWA, from the exons ATGGCGTCTTGCGTATCGGACACGGCTCGGTCCCTCTCCTGCCGAGACGGACGCGCCGCCGCGCACCTCAAGCTAATCTCAATCGCCGCCATATTCGTCACCAGCGTCGTCGGCATATCGTCCCCCGTCCTCCTCTCCCGCTACTTCCAAGGCAAGCCCGCGTACGACAAAGCCACGCTCGTCATCAAGTGCTTCGCCGCCGGCGTCATCCTCTCCACCTCCCTCGTCCACGTCCTCCCCGACGCCTTCCACGCCCTCTCCGATTGCCGCGTGTCATCCCACCACCCCTGGAAGGACTACCCCTTCTCGGGGCTCGTCACCATGATCGGCGCTTTAATCGCCCTCCTCGTCGACCTCACCGCCACCTCCCACATGGAGTCCCACTCCGCCGTCGGCGGCCACGGTCACGGCGGATACGAGCTGGTGCCTGTGGGTGCGCGGGAGGAATTGGTGGGGAAGAACAGCAATTTGAAGGGTAAGAATAGCAAGCTGTCGGTGGATGTGGAGGTGGCGGTGGGTGTGGAGAGCAACAGTGGTGGGGGTAGTGAGGAAATGTTGATCCGGATGAAGCAGCGGCTGGTTTCGCAGGTGTTGGAAATCGGGATTATTTTCCACTCAGTGATAATTGGGGTGACGATGGGGATGTCGCAGAACCAGTGCACCATCCGGCCGTTGGTCGCTGCGCTGTCGTTTCACCAGATTTTCGAAGGGATGGGACTCGGAGGATGCATTGCTCag GCAGGATTTAAGTTTGGGACAACAGCCTACATGTGCCTCATGTTTGCAGTGACAACTCCAATGGGGATAGTATTGGGGATGATCTTATTCTCTGCGACAGGTTATGACGATAGTAACCCTAATGCCCTAATCTTGGAGGGTTTGTTGGGCTCCTTCTCCTCGGGCATACTTATCTACATGGCTCTGGTCGATCTCATTGCTCTCGATTTCTTCCACAACAAGATGATGAGCTCTAACTCATGGCTGCGGAAAACGTCGTTCATCGCTCTTGTTCTTGGCTCTACCTCTATGTCCATCCTTGCCCTTTGGGCATAG
- the LOC137714194 gene encoding RING-H2 finger protein ATL63-like: MFSPNNSTTNPLKQLVDTIFSYDGTVMLAAVVSLLLVILFVLILHIYAKWFLAQAHRRRRGSSVTVSHVLGPNRFQNFHTFSLDANSVTISNLSSSASSKGLDSKTISAIPLFVYKTEELEEMVEKENYKNGVLEMECVICLSLFEDNDMGRSLPKCGHCFHVECIDMWLGSHANCPICRAPIVVDTMAERVAGEEESVVIDVLDSGYVSNCDIVHVGAMGTETESTPSSSSSSSSSSPLMVGYSLKRMLSRNRPESGKVFPTTNGSDQTDA; this comes from the coding sequence ATGTTCAGTCCCAATAACTCCACCACCAACCCCCTCAAACAACTCGTCGACACCATCTTCTCCTACGACGGCACTGTCATGCTCGCCGCCGTGGTCTCTCTTCTTCTCGTCATTCTCTTCGTCCTCATCCTCCACATCTACGCCAAGTGGTTCTTAGCTCAAGCCCACCGCCGCCGCCGGGGCAGCTCCGTCACCGTATCTCATGTCCTCGGCCCGAACCGCTTCCAGAACTTCCACACCTTCTCCTTGGACGCAAACTCGGTCACCATTAGCAATCTTTCGAGCTCTGCTTCATCCAAAGGCCTAGACTCGAAAACCATCTCCGCCATTCCTCTATTCGTGTACAAAACAGAGGAGCTGGAGGAAATGGTGGAGaaggaaaattacaaaaatggggTTTTGGAGATGGAGTGTGTAATTTGTCTAAGCCTGTTTGAGGACAACGACATGGGGAGGAGTTTGCCGAAATGTGGTCACTGTTTCCATGTCGAGTGTATCGATATGTGGCTGGGATCTCACGCGAACTGCCCAATTTGCAGAGCTCCGATAGTGGTTGATACGATGGCGGAACGGGTTGCCGGTGAAGAGGAATCGGTTGTGATTGATGTTTTGGATTCTGGGTATGTTTCAAATTGTGATATTGTTCATGTTGGAGCGATGGGTACTGAAACCGAATCGACACCTTCATCGTCATCGTCTTCCTCGTCATCATCGCCATTAATGGTGGGGTATTCATTGAAGAGAATGCTGAGCAGAAATAGGCCGGAAAGTGGCAAGGTTTTCCCAACTACAAATGGGAGTGATCAAACAGATGCCTGA